One window from the genome of Anopheles merus strain MAF chromosome 3R, AmerM5.1, whole genome shotgun sequence encodes:
- the LOC121597199 gene encoding integrin beta-nu — MTAFKISVTLLVTTYLLSLAFGQSSRVVTQSKCFFQKNCIECLDADKDCAWCTDELYDMRKSRCMTKHELLESKCSAFKIETNDDYSFLQIEKNEPHRDFDSQQLEAVQIIPQKMNLRLGKLGSRTISFKYKPAKNYPLDMYYLMDLTWSMRDDKATLESMGSQLALALANLTANYQLGFGSFADKPAFPFVQSEPHRLQNPCYSENDQCEPTYGFRHRLKITRDIDSFIAQVKESNVTGNVDNLEAGLDALMQVLVCEKQIGWGSNTRKIVIVATDGWLHMAGDGLLAGIVEENDKQCHLDSDGNFVDALKYDYPSLEQIWRVLLRSKTAVIFAVTEAQQAYYRRLSDLMPEFTSVGRLQDDSSNIIQLVDEGYREFVKRVEFIDNSPDYMQLRYTTDCAGLYRELQPINRCENIEIGKEYKFNVEIHLLEYPKDPAIKNITVRIEEKLISNEAVELDIDLRTSCNCEKNKKPMELSELCNFNGDYVCGQCQCYVGWIGKTCECNLQNSQNRRELFEQCVAPSAGDELRTGPICSDRGECICGQCYCNPGFEGEHCECNECATIDGSICGGPDHGICTCGTCSCFDSWSGDNCECTTDTTGCKAPSNDAVCSGHGQCNCGRCSCGESFFGPFCETKDGEQPALCSSYEDCIRCAVHEINNIPCQDLDNKCREKIGLYKVQLVDATDDSLNCTFRFSDEKNVCDYKFSYELANNRETLLKVQNLQCKEINLIAAGFTIAASIIIGGLLMLFCYRCKIMYDDRKMFAKFEKEREQETKYQMESPLYKSPISNFKVPAEMETSVL; from the exons ATGACCGCATTCAAGATATCTGTAACTCTATTGGTGACTACGTATCTGCTTAGTTTGGCATTTGGACAGT CGTCCCGTGTAGTTACTCAATCCAAGTGTTTCTTTCAAAAAAATTGCATCGAATGTCTCGACGCTGATAAAGACTGTGCATGGTGCACAGATGAG TTGTATGACATGCGAAAATCCCGATGCATGACTAAACATGAACTGTTAGAATCTAAATGCAGCGCGTTCAAAATCGAGACAAACGACGATTATTCATTTCTTCAAATCGAGAAAAATGAGCCGCATCGGGATTTCGATTCGCAGCAGTTGGAAGCTGTACAAATAATCCcacaaaaaatgaatttaCGTCTAGGAAAGT TGGGCTCCAGAACCATCTCGTTCAAGTACAAACCGGCGAAAAACTATCCTTTGGATATGTACTACCTGATGGATCTTACCTGGTCGATGCGTGACGACAAAGCAACGCTCGAGAGCATGGGTAGTCAGTTAGCACTAGCATTAGCTAACTTAACCGCCAACTATCAGTTGGGTTTTGGTAGTTTTGCTGACAAGCCCGCCTTTCCGTTCGTACAATCCGAACCACATCGACTCCAGAATCCATGCTATTCAGAAAACGACCAATGTGAACCGACCTACGGCTTTAGACACCGGTTGAAAATTACACGCGACATCGATAGCTTTATTGCGCAGGTCAAAGAAAGCAATGTCACTGGAAATGTGGACAATCTAGAAGCGGGACTAGATGCCCTAATGCAGGTGCTGGTATGCGAGAAACAGATCGGATGGGGCTCAAATACCCGTAAAATTGTGATCGTAGCCACAGATGGATGGCTGCATATGGCTGGCGATGGGCTGCTGGCGGGTATCGTGGAAGAAAACGATAAACAGTGTCATTTGGATAGTGACGGAAACTTTGTGGATGCTTTAAAGTACGATTATCCGTCTTTGGAACAAATTTGGCGCGTACTGTTGCGAAGCAAAACGGCTGTGATATTTGCGGTCACCGAGGCGCAGCAAGCATACTACCGGCGCTTAAGCGATCTGATGCCTGAGTTTACCAGTGTTGGCCGACTGCAGGATGATTCGTCCAACATTATCCAATTGGTAGATGAGGGATATAGAGAGTTTGTTAAGAGGGTGGAGTTTATAGACAATTCACCAGACTACATGCAACTACGCTACACCACTGATTGTGCAGGACTGTACCGTGAACTGCAACCGATCAACAGAtgtgaaaatattgaaattggAAAAGAGTATAAATTTAACGTTGAAATACATCTACTGGAATATCCTAAAGATCCGGCAATAAAG AATATTACTGTTCGAATAGAAGAGAAACTGATCAGTAATGAAGCCGTGGAACTGGACATAGATTTGCGCACTAGTTGTAACtgtgaaaaaaataagaaaccgATGGAGCTGAGCGAGCTGTGCAACTTCAACGGAGATTACGTGTGCGGGCAATGCCAATGCTATGTCGGATG gATTGGCAAAACGTGCGAATGCAATTTACAAAACTCTCAAAATCGACGCGAATTGTTCGAGCAGTGTGTGGCGCCCAGTGCAGGTGACGAGCTACGTACTGGTCCTATTTGTTCCGATCGAGGCGAATGCATATGCGGACAATGCTATTGTAATCCCGGATTTGAGGGAGAACATTGCGAATGCAATGAGTGTGCCAC CATTGATGGAAGCATTTGTGGAGGTCCAGATCATGGCATTTGCACGTGTGGCACATGCAGCTGCTTTGACTCGTGGTCTGGTGACAATTGTGAATGTACTACAGACACAACTGGTTGTAAGGCACCATCCAATGATGCTGTTTGCTCTGGACACGGGCAATGCAACTGCGGACGATGTTCTTGTGGCGAATCTTTCTTCGGACCATTCTGCGAAACGAAGGATGGGGAACAACCGGCATTATGCTCGTCGTACGAGGATTGTATTCGATGTGCAGTACATGAGATAAACAATATACCATGCCAAGATTTAGATAACAAGTGTCGTGAAAAAATTGGACTGTATAAAGTGCAGCTCGTTGATGCCACTGATG ATTCGTTAAACTGCACTTTTCGATTCAGTGATGAGAAGAATGTATGTGACTACAAGTTTTCGTACGAACTTGCGAACAATAGAGAAACATTGCTAAAGGTACAGAATTTACAATGCAAAGAGATAAACTTGATTGCCGCTGGGTTCACTATCGCTGCTTCCATCATTATCGGTGGACTGCTGATGCTATTTTGCTACCGATGCAAAATTATGTATGACGATAGAAAAATGTTTGCAAAGTTCGAAAAGGAAAGGGAACAAGAGACGAAGTATCAAATGGAGAGTCCATTGTATAAATCACCCATATCTAACTTCAAAGTTCCTGCTGAGATGGAGACAAGTGTTTTGTAA